One Brassica napus cultivar Da-Ae chromosome C2, Da-Ae, whole genome shotgun sequence DNA window includes the following coding sequences:
- the LOC106417355 gene encoding WUSCHEL-related homeobox 2-like, whose amino-acid sequence MHQSNPKILKYLTMEKEGKAGTASSSRWNPTKEQITLLENLYKEGIRTPSADQIQQITGRLRVHGHIEGKNVFYWFQNHKARQRQKQKQERIAYFNRLLHKTSRFFRPPLCSNVGCVSPYYLQQVGDHHNQHGHGSVYRHSNNVMNPSGGYDKRTITDHKTQLSDITTTAARMSMSSSSLRFDRFALQDHGYNGEDINVNSNEPKTLPLFPLQPLDAASEDGVGNSKFSPGRDSPVTSFGDGGGREQPFIDFFSGGSSRFANSANGL is encoded by the exons ATGCATCAATCAAACCCCAAAATTCTCAAATACCTCACAATGGAAAAGGAAGGGAAGGCAGGAACGGCAAGCAGTTCAAGGTGGAACCCAACGAAAGAACAAATAACGCTTCTTGAGAATCTTTACAAGGAAGGGATACGAACACCAAGCGCCGATCAGATACAGCAAATCACCGGTAGGCTCCGTGTGCACGGACATATAGAGGGTAAAAACGTCTTTTACTGGTTCCAGAACCATAAGGCTAGACAACGCCAAAAGCAGAAACAGGAGCGCATCGCTTACTTCAATCGTCTCCTCCACAAAACCTCCCGTTTCTTCCGCCCACCGCTTTGCTCAAACG TGGGTTGTGTTAGTCCGTATTATTTACAGCAAGTAGGTGATCATCACAATCAACATGGGCATGGAAGTGTATACAGACACAGTAACAATGTGATGAATCCAAGCGGTGGCTACGATAAACGCACAATCACAGATCATAAGACGCAATTGTCAGACATAACTACAACCGCAGCTAGAATGTCAATGTCATCGAGTTCTCTTAGATTTGACCGATTTGCCCTTCAGGATCACGGTTATAACGGCGAGGACATTAACGTCAATTCTAATGAACCGAAGACGCTTCCCCTTTTTCCACTTCAGCCTTTGGACGCGGCCAGTGAGGATGGTGTTGGAAATTCCAAATTTTCCCCTGGGCGTGACTCTCCGGTGACTTCTTTCGGTGATGGCGGCGGACGAGAGCAGCCGTTTATTGATTTCTTTTCTGG